TACTGATGTAGCCGAAGATGATACAGAATTTACCAACCTAGTACTACGCCCTATGGCTACTAATCTAGTTAGCTTACAACTAGAACTAGAAGCTATGGAAGAAGGTGCAGCATTAGCAGAAGATGACGACTGCTGTGGACATGGTGGCTGTGGTTGTAATGGGCATTGATTTTATCTATGCCTAGTTAAATATTCAACTAGGCATAACTTTATTAGTAGTCATTTTTACAGCATTTTTTACATAATAACATTTCTTACTAATTATTATATCTACACAAAAAACTTCACTTAATTTAAGAGTATGCTTAAAAAAGGTTTAAGTGTTAACTAAAAAAGAATATGTTATTAAAAAGCAATTTTCCAATTTTACCCACTATTTGTAACTCTTCTGAAAACCATACATATCAATAATCTTAGATTTAGTATATGGTAAATTAGTCATTTCTCCAGTATTAAAGTCTAGTGTCCTATAATCTCCATCTTTAGCAAGACAATCAATATCTAATTGGTAAGCCTCGTAAAATTTTTTAATTGACTCTAATGATTTTTTATTAAATGAGGTAAAAGCACATTCACCAGCAAATATATTTGAAAAAGTTTTAGTAAAATAGCTATCATATGCAGGCACACACCCCCAAATACCTAACATAATTTTAGTAATAAGAGTAACTTTTTTACGATTATCTAATTTTATTTTTTTAGCAATTTGATTATATAAAGAAATTAAAAACTCTATATTTTCATCTGTGAATTCTGGAACATCAATGGTCCAGTATACTTTATCCATCTCATCTATATACTCTATTAGTCCTTTAAAAATAGAAGCACTATTTTGTAGTAAGTAACTAGAACCACGATACATACCCCAACTTGCTAAATAGAATCCTAAAACATTACAGCTATATTCCATATCATCAGAAAAAGATTTTTTAGCTTTTGTTTGTTTTAGTTGAAAATAATTAAAGCAATAATCGGAAGATGCATATCTATGGCAAGG
This portion of the Entomomonas sp. E2T0 genome encodes:
- a CDS encoding topoisomerase II gives rise to the protein MNETIELLLEDADGNTQKTNCGRFAIILNGKELWVQNIGGQLFIGTDVAEDDTEFTNLVLRPMATNLVSLQLELEAMEEGAALAEDDDCCGHGGCGCNGH